In the genome of Daucus carota subsp. sativus chromosome 9, DH1 v3.0, whole genome shotgun sequence, the window TGGTTAAAAGTGGAGAGGGTCTGTGAGCTTTTGGAGGTGTTTAATTCTGCCACTAACATCATTTCAGGAAGTGAGTATCCGACATCAAACTTATTTCTAAATGAAGTTTATCGTGTGAAGGTCGTGTTGGATAAAAAGCATTCAGAAATCACAGATGAAGAGGATTTCATGTATAGTATGATTGAAGCTATGAAACAGAAATTTGATAAGTATTGGGGTGAAGTTAATTTGCTAATGGCTATTGGGGCTATTTTGGATCCTCGATGCAAGATGAGAGTCATTGAATTTTGCTTCCCTAAAATGTATCCCGGAAGTGCAGCAAAAGATAATATTTCTAAAGTTCGAGAGGCTTTATATGAGTTATATGATGAATATGTGGCTGAATTTCAAGCTAACAGTGGTGAACAAACAGGTGAAGCATATGATGGTTTCCGAAAAGAAGCTAATACTATTCAAATTTCATCCTCTGGCTGGTCGGAATTTAATGATTTTGTGAAAACGATTGAAACGGTACAACCGTTGAAATCTGATCTAGATAATTATTTAGAAGAAgggtgttttatttgtgaagaTTCAAAATCTTTTGATGCTTTAGAATGGTGGAAAGTAAATACTTTGAAATATCGCATTTTGTCTATTATGGCTCGTGATATTCTTGCCATTCCTATCACGACGGTAGCCTCTGAAGCTACTTTTAGTGCTGGTGGAAGAGTCATTGATACATATCGTGCTTCATTATCCCCTGAAACAGTCCAAGTACTTCTTTGTGGAGAAGATTGGTGTCGCAGTCTTCATGGGATTAAAAGAAAGAACAaggtataatttatattaattttctcACATAAATCAAACTATTTATTTTGACGGAAtcgtgatatttattatatattgatcatatattttaCTTGACCAGGAGAAGAAACCAACTGAAATTTTGCTGCCTAATATTGGATGAGAGCTAAATAGTTATGATTTTGTCATTCTGAACTCTCAAGGTTAGTCATCTTTTATCCTATCACCTATATAAGTTATATGAGTATGTGCTTTATGGCATTTCAGGTTCttaatttctatttattttcatttcaggCTTCAGCATAAAGTTTCAGACAGTTAGTATATGCAGGGGCAATGAAGTTTGGTTATTGGCTTATTGCATAATATCTCAATTCCCATTGTAATTACTAATGTTTGGACCAGAACTATCTTAGTTGAACTTTTTCTATTTTTGATGGCCGGTTGTGCCTTCtggaattaaatattattagttgCTATGTTTATTGAATCTGctttaaaattatgtaaaacatggTGAATCTTTGGTGGAAGTATTTTTTTGGTTGCTGATGTTGCAatttggttttgttttgtttgaatttATCTGTTGCTGGCTTGCTGCTACTAAGGTATCTGGAGTTTTGTTAATGATGTTTTTTGCATAATGGTGTTTACATATGATTTGATTTGTGGGAATTTCTCACTGGGAAACATAGTAAGAAGATTGGTGGTGCACTGGTGCCACTGTGCTGTTTTGGCACAACCAAATTATGATGCATGGTTtgtcattttaatttatacGTTTATTCTGCTTCCTGCTTCTCCTGCCTTCCTCTGCttgctttatttcttttatatctTTTAGTGCTAAGTTTGCTTTTCTTATTTGTGTATTCGTTTGCCAGATTTTGGTGGTGTTGGGTTTGATTTTCGCTGCATTTCGGTCTGGCATTGATCTTTGCTTggacttcttctttttttagttttttgtgtGGTTTTTCCGGAGTTACttgtaaaatttgttttatcATTTTGTAGTTTTTTTCGAGCTTTCGAACCGAACTCGAGCGTAACGAATATTTGTCGAGTCGAGCTTCGAGCTTAAAATTTTAGGCTCGATCGAACCCGAGCTCGAACCCGAGCTTCGAATTTTTGGaccgagccgaactcgagcctgtCACTGTttgactcggctcggctcgtttacaGCCCTAGTTGGTGCCATTCTGGTTATGGTATGCGAACATTGAGCCATCTCAACCTTAGATCCAATGAGTTATGGACAAAATTATTGGGTTTCAGAGAATCTTATTATGAAGATGTACAGAAGGATGTGCTAGAAACGGGGTCGGCTATTGCTATGAAAGAATGGGATGACTTAGGGTGGTTTGTTGATAACAAGCACCCTTGGGTTGTTTCGCAGCTTAACCAAAGGCTTGGGGATAAGAGGttgattttgaagaaaacaGTAATCAGGGTCAGTCGATATTGGCTGGCCAGGTTCTTGGCGAAGGATGGTGCTTCCACTAGCACCAGTCTTGTGGTGTTCCGAAGGGCATTTAGACGGGTAAGGAAATCTCGTGCTTGGACATGGTGTTGGTCTGGGTTAGTGATAGACTTCGAGTTGGTGGAGGAAGTGGATTATCTCATAAAGTAATTAGTGGATGATAAGTGATGGGGCAGTGGTTAGTGCATGATGGTAGCAAGGAGGAAAGCAGCGCCGATGAAGTGATAGTCATCGACTActaaggttgcaactgcagttggggGCAGCTGGGGATGAACCTTGACATACTCTAGCTCCTAGGATTTGCTAGAGGTCATCTGGCCTTGTTTTTAtcatgtttttgttttaattattgctCAACCTTTTCCGGGAGTCACCGTAAGCCCGTCTCTCTGCCTTTATTAGGCATTTGTGTCGATGGTTTTTGCTTTTGCTTGTGAAgtctataattaataattacaaaattatattgaaaaataaatatttatgatgatcCAATACCGTGATCATCTCAAACATTTTTGATGTCATCATGCACACCACACACTTGATGTCATTTCCCAAAATTATgaaaa includes:
- the LOC108201480 gene encoding zinc finger BED domain-containing protein RICESLEEPER 2-like encodes the protein MWKSGNQKIEYMVITGHFVDSEWKLQKRVLSFIHLPPPLRGIDIADGIYKCLKEWGIESKVYTITVDNAAKNDVCLRNLKDTFSRNKKLLCGGKLFHVRCTAHILNLMVQDGLSKIKHVIRDIRDSVNFLNISEARLNLFAEIVQQLQVPHRMLILDCKTRWNSTFMMLSTAIKFKDVFPRYQEREPSYYCCPSAEDWLKVERVCELLEVFNSATNIISGSEYPTSNLFLNEVYRVKVVLDKKHSEITDEEDFMYSMIEAMKQKFDKYWGEVNLLMAIGAILDPRCKMRVIEFCFPKMYPGSAAKDNISKVREALYELYDEYVAEFQANSGEQTGEAYDGFRKEANTIQISSSGWSEFNDFVKTIETVQPLKSDLDNYLEEGCFICEDSKSFDALEWWKVNTLKYRILSIMARDILAIPITTVASEATFSAGGRVIDTYRASLSPETVQVLLCGEDWCRSLHGIKRKNKEKKPTEILLPNIG